The Huiozyma naganishii CBS 8797 chromosome 1, complete genome genome window below encodes:
- the DUN1 gene encoding serine/threonine protein kinase DUN1 (similar to Saccharomyces cerevisiae DUN1 (YDL101C); ancestral locus Anc_2.352) — translation MIESGKRGRSEELPYSNKRQQTSVGLERSPREPADEEIGALLNIIPGKDDERIPLYSKDVTTIGRSRACDIILQEPDISTIHCELRLVKIKVDSEDKKLINIVDKSRNGTFLNGNRLVKKDQILRQGDKIVLGKSCSFLFKESKTNWDSVSEDLKLQQSDEDNVTRGELGTPPTVFKKPMGSFVPSQDATRLKAKMKKMSFFDKYLLGKELGAGHYAIVKEGTNKATGDTVAVKIFQPQQNDDEKKSKQFREETSILMSIHHPNIVNMLDSFVEPLNKAQIQKYLVLEKVDDGELFERIVKKTSLRQDETKAIFQQIMTGLKYLHGQNIIHRDIKPENILLNITRRTSPVQIQSGPWDEDEIDIKVKIADFGLAKFTGEMQFANTLCGTPSYVAPEVLMKTEYDAKVDMWSAGVILYVCLCGFPPFSDQLGPPSLKEQILQAKYAFYTPYWDNIDDSILHLISNLLVRDPKKRYDVDAVFAHQWMQSSGINTRVDSSMERLQLTDDRLPKTYTELSCL, via the coding sequence ATGATTGAATCAGGGAAGAGAGGGCGCTCTGAGGAGCTTCCTTACTCGAACAAGAGGCAACAGACAAGTGTAGGCTTAGAGCGATCACCAAGGGAGCCTGCAGATGAGGAAATCGGTGCGCTTCTGAACATTATACCGGGAAAAGATGACGAGAGGATTCCGCTCTACAGTAAGGACGTGACCACTATTGGGAGAAGCAGAGCGTGCGATATTATTCTGCAAGAGCCTGATATCTCTACAATCCATTGCGAGTTGAGGCTAGTCAAGATCAAGGTGGACTCAGAAGATAAGAAACTCATCAACATAGTGGATAAGAGTCGCAACGGCACCTTCCTCAATGGGAACAGACTGGTCAAGAAGGATCAAATTTTGAGACAGGGAGATAAGATCGTTTTAGGGAAAAGCTGTTCTTTCTTATTCAAAGAGTCGAAGACTAATTGGGACTCAGTAAGTGAAGATCTCAAACTGCAACAGTCAGATGAAGATAACGTTACAAGGGGGGAATTGGGAACTCCACCGACAGTGTTCAAAAAACCCATGGGCTCCTTCGTTCCAAGTCAAGACGCTACAAGGTTGAAGGccaaaatgaagaagatgtcCTTCTTCGATAAATACCTCCTTGGGAAAGAACTTGGTGCTGGTCATTATGCCATAGTCAAGGAGGGGACCAACAAGGCAACCGGTGACACGGTGGCGGTGAAGATTTTTCAACCTCAGCAAAACGACgacgaaaaaaagagtaaGCAGTTCAGAGAGGAGACTAGCATCTTGATGAGCATACACCATCCGAATATTGTAAATATGCTTGACAGCTTTGTCGAACCTTTGAATAAGGCACAAATTCAGAAGTACCTcgttttggaaaaagtGGACGACGGGGAATTGTTTGAGAGAATTGTCAAGAAGACATCTTTGCGGCAAGACGAAACTAAAGCCATTTTCCAGCAAATCATGACAGGGTTGAAATATCTCCATGGGCAAAATATTATTCATAGAGATATCAAACCTGAAAATATCCTATTGAACATTACAAGAAGAACCTCACCGGTGCAAATCCAATCAGGTCCCTGGGATGAAGACGAAATTGACATCAAGGTCAAAATTGCTGATTTTGGGCTTGCAAAATTCACAGGTGAGATGCAATTTGCAAACACTCTCTGTGGGACACCCTCATATGTTGCTCCAGAGGTCCTTATGAAAACGGAATACGATGCAAAGGTAGATATGTGGAGTGCAGGTGTCATTCTCTATGTCTGTCTTTGTGGATTTCCCCCATTCAGTGACCAACTGGGCCCACCGTCGTTGAAAGAACAAATTCTACAAGCAAAATATGCATTTTACACCCCATACTGGGACAATATCGACGATTCTATTCTTCATTTGATTTCTAACTTATTAGTCCGGGATCCCAAGAAGAGATATGACGTCGATGCTGTTTTTGCCCATCAGTGGATGCAGAGTAGTGGGATCAATACTAGAGTTGACAGTAGTATGGAAAGATTGCAGCTAACTGACGACAGACTACCAAAGACGTACACTGAATTGTCATGTCTGTGA
- the POL3 gene encoding DNA-directed DNA polymerase delta POL3 (similar to Saccharomyces cerevisiae POL3 (YDL102W); ancestral locus Anc_2.351) — protein sequence MSSTLKRPGDDDASSEETNNYEKKMKVQSIDRTVGSEPVSTMEIIPSDSFRKFKEQGFKAKDEDLHGTQMESAFERELSLLEHEAAESQEQNTHYGRKQLPADFNPDTHDISFQQIDAEQTTISGLRDENTSGVVRFFGVTSEGHSVLCNVTGFKHYLYVPAPNDTDSKDPNKLKEFVNYLNETFDNSVDSIEITLKQSIWGYSGDAKIPFWKVYVTHPAVLNKIRAAFERGHLSFNSWFSNGTTTYDNIAYPLRVMVDCSIVGMSWITLPKTKYKLIPENQKVSTAQLEVTINHHDLISHPAEGKWSHTAPLRILSFDIECAGRVGIFPEPEEDPVIQIANVVSEAGAKKPFIRNVFTVHSCAPITGSQIFAHDTEQQMLSHWRDFIVEVDPDVIIGYNTTNFDIPYLINRARALKVANFPYFGRLSNVKQEIKDSVFSSKAYGTRSSKNVNIDGRLQLDLLQFVQREYKLRSYTLNAVSAHFLGEQKEDVHHSIITDLFKGDSETRRRLAVYCLKDAYLPLRLLEKLMALVNYTEMARVTGVPFSYLLSRGQQIKVVSQLFRKCLEIDTVIPNMQSQASDEQYEGATVIEPIRGYYDVPIATLDFNSLYPSIMMAHNLCYTTLCNKATVERMNLKKDEDYIITPNGDYFVTDKLRRGILPIILDELISARSRAKKDLRDEKDSFKRDVLNGRQLALKISANSVYGFTGATVGKLPCLAISSSVTSFGRDMIMTTKNAVQKKYSIENGYKHDAVVVYGDTDSVMVKFGSNDLKEVMDLGTEAAAYVSTLFKHPINLEFEKAYFPYLLINKKRYAGLFWTNPDHYDKLDQKGLASVRRDSCSLVSIVMNKVLKKILIERNVPGALDFVKQTINDILQNRVDISKLIISKTLAPNYTNPQPHAVLSDRMKKRDGMGPNVGDRVDYVITGGNDKLYNRAEDPLYVLEHNLQVDSKYYLTNQLQNPIISIVAPIIGEKEANNMFIVKSIKINSGLTKGGLLGFVKKVAVCKGCKSPLKKGETTLCSNCSSRSGELYLKALYDVRDLEEKFSRLWTECQRCAGNLHTEVLCSNKNCDIFYMRVKVKKELQEKVQQLSKW from the coding sequence ATGAGCAGCACGCTAAAGAGACCCGGGGATGATGATGCCTCATCTGAGGAAACGAACAACtatgaaaagaaaatgaaagtTCAGTCGATAGATCGGACGGTTGGGAGTGAGCCAGTGTCCACCATGGAGATCATCCCTTCGGATTCCTTCCGAAAATTCAAGGAACAAGGGTTTAAGGCAAAGGATGAAGATTTGCACGGGACTCAGATGGAATCAGCGTTTGAGAGGGAGTTGTCCCTTTTGGAACACGAGGCTGCAGAATCGCAGGAACAAAATACTCATTACGGTAGGAAGCAACTGCCAGCTGATTTCAACCCAGATACTCACGATATTTCGTTCCAACAGATTGATGCTGAACAGACTACAATATCTGGGCTGAGGGATGAGAACACCTCCGGTGTAGTaagattttttggtgtCACGTCCGAGGGTCACTCCGTACTCTGTAACGTTACAGGGTTTAAACACTACTTGTACGTTCCGGCCCCGAACGACACTGATTCTAAGGATCCGAACAAATTAAAAGAGTTTGTCAACTACCTAAACGAAACTTTTGACAATTCCGTCGATTCTATAGAGATAACACTTAAACAGTCCATCTGGGGTTACTCCGGTGACGCCAAGATAcccttttggaaagtgtATGTGACACACCCGGCTGTACTAAACAAAATTAGAGCAGCTTTTGAAAGGGGACACTTATCCTTCAATTCGTGGTTTTCAAATGGAACAACCACATATGACAATATTGCATACCCATTGAGAGTTATGGTCGACTGTAGCATTGTCGGTATGTCCTGGATCACACTACCGAAAACCAAGTACAAACTTATCCCTGAGAATCAAAAGGTTTCTACAGCTCAATTAGAAGTTACAATCAACCACCACGATTTAATATCCCACCCTGCAGAGGGGAAATGGTCGCACACTGCTCCGTTAAGAATCCTATCGTTCGATATCGAATGTGCCGGTAGAGTCGGCATTTTCCCAGAACCAGAAGAGGATCCTGTTATCCAGATAGCTAATGTTGTTAGCGAGGCAGGTGCAAAGAAACCCTTTATTAGAAATGTCTTCACCGTCCACAGTTGTGCACCCATCACAGGTTCTCAGATATTTGCTCACGATACAGAACAACAGATGCTGTCACACTGGAGAGACTTCATAGTAGAGGTTGATCCAGACGTGATCATCGGATACAACACAACAAATTTCGATATACCTTACTTGATTAACCGAGCCAGAGCACTAAAAGTGGCAAACTTCCCTTATTTCGGGAGATTATCGAATGTCAAACAAGAGATCAAGGACTCGGTGTTCTCCTCGAAGGCTTATGGTACAAGATCATCCAAGAATGTCAATATCGATGGACGGTTACAACTGGATTTGCTGCAGTTTGTCCAGCGTGAATACAAATTAAGATCGTACACTTTAAACGCAGTTTCAGCTCATTTTTTAGGCGAACAAAAGGAGGATGTGCATCACAGCATCATTACAGATTTGTTCAAGGGAGATAGCGAGACGAGAAGAAGACTGGCCGTATACTGTCTGAAGGACGCATACTTGCCTCTGCGATTGCTGGAAAAGTTAATGGCCCTGGTTAATTACACAGAAATGGCCCGTGTCACAGGTGTACCGTTTTCGTATCTACTGTCCAGAGGTCAGCAGATCAAAGTTGTTTCACAATTGTTCAGGAAGTGTTTAGAGATTGATACCGTTATTCCGAATATGCAGTCGCAAGCCTCCGACGAGCAATATGAAGGTGCAACAGTCATTGAACCGATCAGAGGCTATTACGATGTCCCCATTGCCACACTTGATTTCAACTCTCTGTACCCGAGTATCATGATGGCACATAATTTGTGTTACACAACGTTGTGTAACAAAGCAACGGTGGAAAGAATGAATTTAAAAAAGGACGAAGACTATATCATTACGCCGAATGGGGATTATTTTGTAACTGACAAGTTGCGCCGTGGTATTCTGCCCATCATTCTGGATGAACTAATCTCTGCAAGATCTAGGGCAAAGAAGGATCTGCGGGATGAGAAGGATTCATTCAAGAGAGACGTTCTTAATGGTAGACAACTCGCCCTTAAGATCTCCGCCAATTCCGTCTATGGTTTTACCGGTGCCACCGTAGGTAAGCTGCCTTGTTTGgcaatatcatcatcagtCACCTCTTTCGGTCGTGATATGATTATGACTACCAAAAATGCCGTCCAAAAGAAATATTCGATAGAAAACGGCTATAAACACGATGCGGTTGTTGTATACGGTGATACCGATTCGGTGATGGTGAAGTTTGGCTCGAACGACTTAAAGGAAGTGATGGATTTGGGCACAGAAGCTGCTGCTTACGTATCGACTTTGTTCAAGCACCCCATAAATTTAGAATTTGAGAAGGCCTACTTTCCATATCTTCTtatcaacaagaaaagatatGCAGGCCTGTTTTGGACAAACCCGGACCATTATGACAAACTGGATCAAAAGGGTCTTGCCTCTGTTCGTCGTGATTCATGTTCCCTTGTTTCGATCGTTATGAATAAAGtattgaagaagattttgatCGAAAGAAACGTTCCTGGCGCCCTCGATTTTGTCAAACAAACAATTAACGATATCTTACAAAACAGAGTTGATATCTCCAAATTAATCATATCGAAGACATTGGCCCCCAATTATACGAATCCACAACCCCATGCTGTTCTCTCAGACagaatgaagaaaagagatgGTATGGGCCCTAATGTCGGAGATCGTGTAGATTACGTTATCACTGGCGGTAATGATAAGCTCTACAATAGGGCAGAAGATCCCTTGTACGTTTTGGAACACAATTTGCAAGTTGATTCGAAGTACTATTTGACCAACCAGTTACAGAATCCTATTATTAGTATCGTTGCCCCCATCATTGGAGAAAAGGAAGCGAATAATATGTTCATTGTAAAATCGATTAAAATTAATTCTGGTCTGACAAAGGGTGGTTTGCTGGGGTTTGTGAAGAAGGTTGCCGTATGTAAGGGCTGCAAAAGCCCATTGAAAAAGGGCGAAACCACGCTGTGTTCCAATTGTTCTTCAAGGTCCGGTGAGTTATACTTGAAGGCTTTATATGATGTGCGTGATCTAGAGGAGAAATTTTCTCGATTGTGGACAGAATGTCAACGTTGTGCCGGGAATTTGCATACTGAGGTGTTGTGCTCTAACAAGAATTGTGATATATTTTACATGCGTGTCaaagtaaaaaaagagttACAAGAGAAGGTTCAACAACTAAGTAAATGGTAA
- the GET3 gene encoding guanine nucleotide exchange factor GET3 (similar to Saccharomyces cerevisiae GET3 (YDL100C); ancestral locus Anc_2.355): MDFEAEPNLHSLINSETYKWIFVGGKGGVGKTTSSCSIALQMAKAQPSKQFLLISTDPAHNLSDAFGEKFGKDARKVTGMDNLSCMEIDPSAALKDMNDMAVSKNQENGGRVTGWGSLLQGGAMAELTGSIPGIDEALSFMEVMKHIKRQESGEAGDNFDTVIFDTAPTGHTLRFLQLPTTLSKLLDKFGEITGKLGPMLNSFMGAGNVDVSAKLNELKANVETIREQFTNPDLTTFVCVCISEFLSLYETERLIQELISYDMDVNSIIVNQLLFAEQDNEHNCKRCQSRWKMQKKYLDQIGELYEDFHVVKMPLCAGEIRGLNNLIKFSQFLDKEYDPVADNQIIYQLEEKN; the protein is encoded by the coding sequence ATGGACTTTGAAGCTGAACCAAATCTGCATTCGTTGATCAATTCCGAGACTTACAAGTGGATCTTTGTCGGTGGGAAAGGTGGTGTTGGGAAGACCACCTCTTCGTGTTCCATCGCTTTGCAAATGGCGAAAGCGCAGCCCTCGAAGCAGTTTCTGCTGATCTCTACCGATCCAGCGCACAACCTGAGTGATGCGTTTGGAGAGAAATTCGGTAAGGACGCCAGGAAGGTTACAGGGATGGACAACTTGTCCTGTATGGAGATCGACCCATCTGCCGCACTAAAGGACATGAACGACATGGCCGTCTCGAAGAACCAGGAAAACGGGGGACGGGTGACGGGTTGGGGGAGTCTGCTACAGGGTGGTGCCATGGCCGAGTTGACTGGGTCCATCCCGGGTATTGACGAGGCATTGTCCTTCATGGAGGTCATGAAGCATATCAAAAGGCAGGAGAGTGGCGAGGCTGGTGATAACTTTGACACCGTTATTTTCGACACTGCCCCCACGGGCCACACGCTGAGATTCCTGCAATTGCCAACAACTTTGTCCAAACTACTGGATAAGTTCGGGGAGATCACGGGGAAGTTGGGGCCCATGCTGAACTCGTTTATGGGTGCCGGCAACGTGGATGTCTCTGCCAAACTAAACGAATTGAAGGCTAACGTCGAAACAATCAGAGAACAGTTCACTAACCCTGATTTGACCACCTTTGTCTGTGTCTGCATCTCCGAGTTCCTGTCCCTTTACGAGACTGAGAGATTGATCCAAGAACTGATTTCCTACGACATGGACGTCAACTCTATTATTGTGAACCAGTTGCTGTTTGCAGAACAGGACAATGAGCACAACTGTAAGAGATGTCAGTCCAGATGGAAGATGCAAAAGAAGTATTTGGACCAAATCGGGGAACTGTACGAAGACTTCCACGTCGTTAAGATGCCTCTATGTGCGGGCGAAATCAGAGGCCTGAACAATCTGATTAAATTCTCCCAATTCTTGGACAAGGAGTACGACCCGGTGGCCGACAACCAAATTATCTACCAGCTAGAGGAGAAAAATTGA
- the SNU23 gene encoding U4/U6-U5 snRNP complex subunit SNU23 (similar to Saccharomyces cerevisiae SNU23 (YDL098C); ancestral locus Anc_2.359): MSDFGRRTWDKSQYVGQGNAGTEWNLSEDALQQLKWKYTHPHELLSHEVSQLNKRVLGAGAGAGTTGKRGKQFGFYCELCDVTVKDSLQFADHLNHPAHRVMFETVLGEPLILEQRDNDDIPIDEFAEQYGELVGKFVRAHSTTVPAARRDNRAKRPKKNSIDMPSSEVGNVMGFASFGAK, encoded by the coding sequence ATGAGCGATTTCGGTAGGAGGACGTGGGATAAGTCGCAGTACGTGGGTCAAGGCAATGCGGGCACAGAATGGAACTTATCCGAGGACGCACTACAGCAGTTGAAATGGAAGTATACGCATCCGCACGAGTTGCTCTCCCATGAGGTATCGCAGTTGAATAAACGGGTGTTGGGGGCTGGCGCGGGCGCGGGCACGACGGGCAAGAGGGGCAAACAGTTTGGGTTCTATTGCGAACTGTGCGACGTCACGGTGAAGGACTCGTTGCAGTTCGCGGACCACTTGAACCACCCAGCGCATAGGGTCATGTTCGAGACCGTGTTGGGGGAACCGCTCATCTTGGAACAGCGGGATAACGACGACATACCGATAGACGAGTTTGCTGAGCAGTACGGGGAGCTCGTTGGGAAGTTCGTGAGGGCACACTCGACAACAGTTCCCGCGGCTCGAAGGGATAACAGGGCGAAGAGgccaaagaagaacagcaTTGACATGCCGTCAAGCGAGGTGGGCAATGTGATGGGGTTTGCCTCTTTTGGGGCGAAATGA
- the BUG1 gene encoding Bug1p (similar to Saccharomyces cerevisiae BUG1 (YDL099W); ancestral locus Anc_2.356): protein MSESKLDLEEKRNKQLEEARKRVEELKKKKKTKGKKGKKLKKDGEGAGADTSDGTPAAGDIPDGEGVPGDLSDEPRAIEEDAGEGSTKVDELSVDVPSTEDLTQVPEDEPSLDGAEVTGKDSVESKKEEPSVDAAETANDNSVEVKEEPSGDAVETANEESVEVKKEESFSQGAAQDDIFGSHTEGESDFLETIKKEGEQNQAEQLTQQVTELTELNRKLKFTNIEQESTIDELTEEIGALKLRIQQLQNSLTETQTRLTAAEERPASPTLQKTGPRGASVEFASFQTGSPAPDKSLSAGYFDSSRSQTQRIEEPVVDRVLLDKWKNWNVDMTTWRSIGSGPIVSL, encoded by the coding sequence ATGTCTGAAAGTAAATTGGAtttggaggagaagagaaacaaGCAATTGGAGGAGGCACGCAAGCGTGtggaggagttgaagaagaagaagaagacgaaggggaagaaggggaagaaactTAAGAAGGACGGTGAGGGCGCAGGCGCTGATACGAGCGATGGAACACCGGCTGCAGGGGATATTCCAGACGGCGAAGGTGTTCCTGGGGACCTGTCTGATGAGCCAAGggcaattgaagaagatgcAGGGGAGGGTTCCACAAAGGTAGACGAACTCTCTGTTGATGTGCCCTCCACGGAGGATTTAACACAAGTACCAGAGGACGAACCATCTCTCGATGGTGCTGAAGTTACAGGCAAGGATTCTGTGGAGtcgaagaaggaggaaccGTCTGTTGACGCCGCGGAAACTGCTAATGATAACTCAGTGGAGGTGAAGGAGGAGCCGTCTGGTGACGCTGTGGAAACTGCTAATGAAGAGTCCGTGgaggtgaagaaggaagaaagtTTTTCACAAGGTGCAGCACAGGATGACATCTTTGGTAGCCACACTGAAGGTGAATCAGACTTCTTGGAGACGATCAAGAAGGAAGGCGAGCAGAATCAAGCCGAACAGCTGACACAGCAGGTCACAGAACTGACTGAGCTCAACAGGAAACTAAAGTTCACAAACATAGAACAAGAGAGCACCATCGATGAATTGACCGAGGAAATCGGTGCCCTAAAGTTGCGGATACAACAGCTACAAAACTCGCTTACAGAGACGCAGACTCGTCTAACGGCAGCAGAGGAAAGGCCTGCCTCACCAACTTTGCAGAAGACAGGGCCTCGCGGTGCGTCTGTTGAGTTTGCCAGTTTCCAAACAGGTTCTCCGGCACCGGACAAATCACTATCTGCTGGGTACTTTGATTCTTCTAGAAGCCAAACCCAACGTATAGAAGAGCCTGTTGTCGATCGTGTCCTACTCGATAAATGGAAGAATTGGAATGTGGATATGACCACTTGGAGAAGCATTGGTTCGGGTCCCATCGTTAGCTTGTAA